The following coding sequences lie in one Flagellimonas eckloniae genomic window:
- a CDS encoding amidophosphoribosyltransferase has product MSDAIKHECGISLIRLLKPLEYYKEKYGTAFYGVNKMYLMMEKQHNRGQDGAGFASIKLDMDPGERYMSRVRSAKQQPIQDIFAQINDRINTSLDQHPEYLDNVAFQKKNIPYIGELLMGHVRYGTFGKNSIESVHPFLRQNNWMHRNLIVAGNFNLTNVDELFNNLITLGQHPKEMADTVTVMEKIGHFLDDAVAKLYKQIKKEGYNKREASPLIAERLNVAKILTKASKNWDGGYTIGGLLGHGDAFVVRDPAGIRPAYYYKDDEVVVVASERPVIQTVFNIKYEQVQELDPGHALIIKKKGTVHLEEILEPTERKACSFERIYFSRGSDKEIYQERKMLGKMVFPQILKSIDDDLANTVFSFIPNTAETSFFGMVKEAQNYLNKRKEEQILALGPKITGEELHKILEVRPRIEKVAIKDAKLRTFITQDSSRDDLVAHVYDISYGSVEENDNLVIIDDSIVRGTTLKKSILKILDRLSPKKIIVVSSAPQIRYPDCYGIDMAKLEDFVAFKAAQALHEENGTTSKIKEIYEKCLAQTGSKDKEVVNYVKEFYAPFTANQISKKIAQLLSPKGINAEVDIIYQSIESLHEACPKNLGDWYFTGNYPTPGGNRVVNRAFINFYEGKNQRAY; this is encoded by the coding sequence ATGAGTGATGCGATTAAGCACGAATGCGGAATATCACTGATCCGTTTGCTTAAACCTCTGGAGTACTACAAAGAAAAATATGGTACAGCTTTCTATGGCGTAAACAAAATGTACCTGATGATGGAAAAACAGCACAATAGAGGTCAAGATGGTGCTGGTTTCGCAAGTATAAAACTAGATATGGATCCTGGTGAGCGCTACATGAGTAGAGTGCGTTCTGCAAAACAGCAACCTATACAGGACATATTCGCACAGATCAATGATCGTATCAACACTTCACTTGATCAGCATCCAGAATATTTGGACAATGTAGCTTTTCAAAAAAAGAACATTCCCTATATAGGTGAATTATTGATGGGACATGTTAGATATGGCACTTTTGGAAAAAATAGTATCGAAAGCGTTCATCCTTTTTTAAGACAAAACAATTGGATGCACCGAAACCTTATCGTTGCAGGTAATTTTAATTTGACCAATGTTGATGAACTTTTCAACAACCTTATTACGTTAGGGCAGCACCCAAAGGAAATGGCGGATACTGTTACCGTGATGGAAAAAATTGGACATTTTTTAGACGATGCCGTTGCCAAACTTTACAAACAAATAAAAAAAGAAGGGTATAATAAAAGAGAAGCCTCTCCTTTAATAGCAGAGCGACTGAATGTTGCAAAAATTTTGACCAAGGCTTCCAAGAATTGGGATGGTGGCTATACCATTGGTGGTTTGTTGGGGCATGGTGATGCTTTTGTGGTACGTGATCCAGCAGGAATTCGTCCCGCCTATTATTACAAAGATGATGAGGTTGTGGTTGTGGCATCAGAAAGACCGGTAATTCAAACTGTTTTCAATATTAAATATGAACAGGTACAGGAATTAGATCCCGGACATGCACTTATTATCAAGAAAAAAGGAACTGTTCATTTAGAGGAAATACTTGAACCAACAGAACGTAAAGCATGTTCTTTTGAACGTATCTATTTTTCTAGAGGTAGCGATAAAGAAATCTACCAAGAGCGCAAAATGTTGGGGAAAATGGTCTTTCCCCAAATTTTAAAATCCATTGATGATGATTTGGCGAATACGGTATTTTCCTTTATTCCCAATACTGCCGAAACTTCCTTTTTTGGAATGGTAAAAGAAGCGCAAAACTATCTCAACAAAAGAAAGGAAGAGCAAATTTTAGCATTGGGTCCAAAAATTACCGGTGAAGAACTTCATAAGATTCTCGAAGTTAGGCCCCGAATAGAAAAAGTAGCTATCAAGGATGCCAAGCTTCGTACTTTTATTACCCAAGACAGTAGTAGAGATGATCTTGTGGCCCATGTATATGATATTTCATATGGTTCGGTAGAAGAAAACGATAACCTGGTTATTATTGATGATAGTATTGTTCGTGGGACAACCTTAAAAAAGAGCATCCTTAAAATTCTTGATAGGTTATCTCCAAAAAAGATAATAGTGGTCTCCTCAGCTCCACAAATTAGATATCCCGATTGTTATGGTATAGATATGGCCAAATTAGAGGATTTTGTTGCTTTTAAAGCGGCCCAGGCATTGCATGAAGAAAATGGGACAACTTCAAAAATTAAAGAGATTTACGAAAAATGTCTAGCCCAAACTGGCTCCAAGGATAAAGAGGTCGTGAATTACGTAAAAGAATTTTATGCCCCGTTCACTGCAAACCAAATTTCAAAGAAAATAGCTCAGCTGCTCAGTCCAAAAGGAATCAATGCCGAGGTGGATATCATTTATCAAAGTATTGAAAGTTTGCATGAAGCCTGTCCTAAAAATTTAGGTGACTGGTATTTCACAGGCAACTACCCAACTCCCGGTGGAAACAGAGTGGTAAATAGGGCCTTCATAAATTTCTATGAAGGAAAGAACCAAAGGGCGTATTAA
- the kbl gene encoding glycine C-acetyltransferase — MYGKIKEHLTQELDAIKEAGLFKKERIITSPQDAVIKISSGQEVINFCANNYLGLSSHPKVIQAAKDALDSHGFGMSSVRFICGTQDIHKELEEKIAAFYGTEDTILYAAAFDANGGVFEPLLTAEDAIISDSLNHASIIDGVRLCKAKRYRYANNDMADLEVQLKQAQKDGARFKIIVTDGVFSMDGLLAPLDKICDLADTHDALVMIDECHSAGFIGETGRGTLEEKGVMNRIDIITGTLGKALGGAMGGYTTGKKEIIEMLRQRSRPYLFSNSLAPAIVGASIKVFEMLDNDTSLRDKLQYNTEYFKNGMKKAGFDIIDGDSAIVPVMLYDAKLSQKMADMLLTEGIYVIGFFYPVVPKGKARIRVQLSAAHETEHLNQAIKAFIKVGKALKIV, encoded by the coding sequence ATGTACGGTAAGATAAAAGAACACCTCACACAAGAATTGGATGCCATTAAGGAAGCAGGCTTATTTAAAAAAGAGCGAATCATAACTTCTCCCCAAGATGCGGTCATTAAAATTTCCTCAGGACAGGAGGTGATCAATTTTTGCGCAAACAATTATTTAGGGTTATCCTCTCACCCTAAAGTAATACAAGCTGCAAAAGATGCATTGGATTCACATGGTTTTGGTATGTCTTCGGTCCGATTTATTTGTGGTACCCAGGATATCCACAAGGAACTGGAAGAAAAAATAGCTGCATTTTATGGTACTGAGGATACCATTCTATATGCTGCCGCTTTTGATGCCAATGGAGGAGTTTTTGAGCCCTTATTGACAGCAGAAGATGCCATAATCTCAGATTCCCTGAACCACGCATCAATAATTGATGGTGTTCGTTTGTGCAAGGCCAAGAGGTATCGCTATGCCAATAATGATATGGCCGATTTGGAAGTGCAACTAAAACAAGCTCAAAAAGACGGAGCAAGATTTAAAATCATTGTTACTGATGGTGTTTTTTCTATGGATGGGCTTTTGGCCCCATTGGATAAAATTTGCGATTTGGCGGATACGCATGATGCCCTTGTTATGATTGATGAATGTCATTCCGCAGGATTCATCGGTGAAACCGGAAGAGGTACACTTGAAGAAAAAGGAGTTATGAATCGAATTGATATAATCACTGGCACATTGGGAAAGGCTCTAGGCGGTGCCATGGGTGGATATACAACAGGTAAAAAGGAAATTATAGAAATGCTCCGGCAAAGATCCAGACCCTATTTATTCTCAAATTCCCTGGCCCCAGCAATAGTAGGAGCTTCAATTAAGGTTTTTGAGATGCTGGATAATGATACTTCGTTGAGGGATAAGCTTCAATACAACACCGAATATTTCAAAAATGGAATGAAAAAAGCTGGTTTCGACATTATAGATGGAGACTCTGCCATTGTTCCCGTAATGTTATACGATGCCAAGCTCTCCCAAAAAATGGCAGATATGCTATTGACTGAAGGTATATATGTAATAGGATTCTTTTATCCTGTGGTGCCAAAAGGCAAGGCACGGATAAGGGTGCAACTGTCCGCAGCCCATGAAACGGAACATTTAAACCAAGCAATAAAGGCATTCATTAAGGTTGGAAAAGCGCTTAAAATCGTTTAA
- a CDS encoding superoxide dismutase, which yields MAFELPKLPYAYDALEPHIDARTMEIHHTKHHNGYTTKLNGAIAGTDLEGKEILDILSNLDISNGAVRNNGGGFYNHSLFWEVMSPNGGGSPSGALAAAIDEAFGSFDAFKEKFSAAAGTRFGSGWAWLCVQKGGKVEVCSTPNQDNPIMPGTGCDGHPILGLDVWEHAYYLNYQNRRPDYVSAFFNVINWDKVSENYESGK from the coding sequence ATGGCTTTTGAATTACCAAAATTGCCCTATGCATATGATGCTTTAGAGCCACACATAGACGCAAGAACGATGGAAATCCATCATACAAAGCACCATAACGGATATACAACCAAATTGAATGGTGCAATTGCAGGAACAGATTTAGAAGGAAAGGAAATCCTTGACATTTTATCAAATTTGGATATATCTAATGGAGCCGTAAGGAATAATGGAGGCGGGTTTTATAACCATTCCTTATTTTGGGAAGTAATGTCCCCAAATGGAGGAGGAAGCCCAAGTGGAGCATTGGCTGCGGCCATCGATGAGGCTTTTGGTTCTTTTGATGCGTTTAAAGAAAAGTTTAGCGCAGCAGCGGGTACAAGGTTTGGCTCTGGATGGGCATGGCTTTGTGTACAAAAAGGGGGTAAAGTTGAAGTATGCTCAACACCCAATCAAGATAATCCCATAATGCCGGGAACAGGATGCGATGGGCACCCAATTTTAGGATTGGATGTTTGGGAACATGCATATTATTTGAATTATCAGAATAGAAGACCTGATTATGTATCAGCTTTCTTTAATGTAATTAATTGGGATAAGGTTTCTGAAAATTATGAATCTGGAAAATAG
- a CDS encoding PD-(D/E)XK nuclease family protein, with amino-acid sequence MQQSFLEYVLDDLQKKGTLISSCTFILPSKRSGTFLKKYISETLTQNTFSPEILSIEDFVQQISGISSVPSIDLLLTLFKTYRASKIKTHDDFSAFLKWGQTLLQDFNEIDRCLIPSDDILNYLSAIKEMNHWSLQKEKTELVENYLQLWNNLKSLYDSFTSTLLSQKKGYQGLIYRIAVENLTSYHPQEKNPIIFIGFNALNTAESHIIKYFLKDKKNTIYWDIDSHFLNDPIHDAGLFIRNFKKDWAYYADQDLNGVHSSFLSPKKITITGVPKNISQAKYVGKLLQDLATSSDSKVKDTALVLADETLLNPILQGIPAEVNQVNITMGVPLNKTVLYSFFLSFLDLHISKTENGWFYKGVLEFTSNPYSTKISTHEEVDILHRVSKDIKAHNWIYINTQNLSPYSESQPILKILFPQNNTAPIQWINNCLQLLKILKEIFQYEKNTLELEYLYQFYTIFNQLKQHLGTLDFIADLKSLKNFFKQLASIETLDFIGEPLSGLQVMGMLESRNLDFDTVILTSVNEGILPSGKSGNSFIPFDVKRDYGLPTYKEKDAIYTYHFYRLIQRAKNVYLIYNTEPDVLEGGEKSRLINQLLTDSAINKYITHTIATPKVKITPEQLSEITKGSKLLQDIQDFAKNGFSPTSLTNYIRNPIEFYKRNILQINNLNEVEETIAANTFGTIVHDSLEQLYLPLVGAILTIDNVSVLAKKIPKVVKGNFYNHLPGINLTKGKYLLVFNVIIKYLENFVALELKQLKKHQIKVLELEKKHTMQLRIEELDFPIQLKGTIDRVDEVDGIIRIVDYKTGRVEPRNVKLKDWETLITDYDKSKAFQLLCYALLYSQKHPVNNLTAGIYSFKNLKQRFLPFSVNDEIITNDTLKTFESYLEQLILDICNPTKPFVEKRV; translated from the coding sequence ATGCAGCAAAGCTTTCTAGAATACGTTTTAGACGATTTACAAAAAAAAGGAACCCTAATTAGCTCCTGCACCTTTATACTTCCCAGCAAACGATCGGGTACATTTTTAAAAAAATACATTTCAGAAACACTTACCCAGAACACGTTCAGTCCAGAAATTTTATCCATTGAAGATTTTGTTCAGCAAATTTCTGGAATATCTTCCGTCCCATCAATAGACTTGCTATTGACACTTTTTAAAACGTATAGAGCTTCTAAAATAAAAACCCATGACGATTTTTCTGCTTTTTTAAAATGGGGACAGACCTTATTACAAGACTTTAATGAGATTGATAGGTGCCTTATCCCTTCAGATGACATTTTAAACTACCTATCTGCCATTAAAGAGATGAATCATTGGTCATTACAAAAAGAGAAGACTGAGCTAGTTGAAAACTACTTGCAGCTGTGGAACAACTTAAAATCTCTTTATGACTCTTTCACATCAACCCTACTATCGCAAAAAAAAGGGTATCAAGGACTTATTTATAGAATTGCCGTTGAAAACCTTACCAGCTACCATCCCCAAGAGAAAAACCCAATTATATTTATCGGGTTCAATGCTCTGAATACAGCAGAATCACATATCATAAAGTATTTTTTAAAAGACAAAAAGAACACTATTTATTGGGATATTGATTCTCACTTTCTCAATGACCCCATTCATGATGCCGGGCTCTTTATCAGGAATTTTAAAAAAGATTGGGCTTACTATGCTGATCAAGACTTAAATGGTGTCCACTCCAGCTTTTTGTCTCCTAAAAAAATTACTATAACTGGCGTCCCAAAAAATATATCACAAGCCAAATATGTTGGCAAACTATTACAAGATCTAGCTACTAGCTCTGATTCAAAAGTAAAAGACACTGCCCTTGTTTTGGCCGATGAGACACTCTTAAACCCAATTCTACAAGGAATTCCGGCAGAAGTAAATCAGGTAAATATTACAATGGGCGTTCCCCTAAATAAAACTGTTCTCTATTCTTTTTTCCTATCCTTTCTTGACCTTCATATATCAAAAACAGAAAATGGTTGGTTTTACAAAGGGGTGCTTGAGTTTACGTCCAATCCATACAGTACTAAAATTTCAACACATGAAGAAGTGGATATTCTACATAGGGTTTCCAAAGATATTAAAGCACATAATTGGATCTATATCAACACACAAAACTTATCTCCCTATTCCGAATCGCAACCTATACTTAAAATCTTATTTCCCCAAAACAACACTGCTCCTATTCAATGGATAAATAACTGTTTACAGCTTCTTAAGATCTTGAAAGAAATTTTTCAATACGAAAAGAACACATTGGAATTAGAGTACCTGTATCAATTCTACACCATTTTCAATCAACTAAAACAGCATTTAGGCACATTGGATTTTATTGCCGATCTAAAATCCCTAAAAAACTTCTTTAAACAATTAGCATCAATAGAAACATTGGATTTTATTGGAGAACCTCTGTCCGGCCTACAAGTTATGGGGATGTTGGAAAGTCGAAATTTAGATTTTGATACCGTTATCCTCACCTCAGTCAACGAAGGAATTCTTCCATCAGGAAAATCTGGTAATTCATTTATTCCTTTTGATGTTAAACGAGACTATGGCCTTCCTACCTACAAGGAAAAAGATGCCATTTATACCTATCATTTTTATAGGCTGATACAGCGCGCCAAAAATGTATATCTCATATACAATACAGAACCTGATGTTCTGGAAGGCGGCGAAAAAAGCAGGCTTATCAACCAACTTCTTACAGATAGTGCTATCAATAAATACATTACACACACAATAGCGACTCCGAAAGTAAAAATAACCCCTGAACAACTCTCCGAAATAACTAAAGGCTCTAAACTCCTTCAAGACATCCAGGATTTTGCTAAAAATGGTTTTTCACCTACCTCATTAACCAATTACATCAGAAATCCCATAGAATTTTACAAAAGAAATATTCTGCAAATAAACAATTTAAATGAGGTGGAAGAGACCATAGCGGCCAATACATTCGGCACTATCGTACATGATAGTTTGGAACAATTGTATCTTCCATTGGTAGGTGCTATTTTAACAATAGATAATGTTTCAGTTTTAGCCAAAAAAATTCCTAAAGTAGTAAAGGGGAACTTTTATAATCACTTGCCTGGTATCAACTTAACAAAAGGCAAATATCTCTTGGTATTCAATGTTATTATAAAATACCTGGAAAACTTTGTTGCTTTAGAGTTGAAACAACTTAAAAAACATCAGATTAAAGTTTTAGAGCTTGAAAAAAAACATACGATGCAATTACGCATTGAGGAGTTAGATTTTCCAATACAACTCAAAGGAACCATAGATCGAGTTGATGAAGTAGATGGCATCATAAGAATTGTTGATTATAAAACCGGAAGAGTAGAGCCTAGAAATGTAAAGCTCAAAGATTGGGAAACGTTAATAACCGATTACGACAAAAGCAAAGCTTTTCAGCTATTGTGCTATGCTCTCTTATATTCACAAAAACATCCGGTTAACAATCTTACAGCTGGAATATACTCATTTAAGAACCTAAAGCAGAGATTTTTGCCCTTCTCCGTAAATGACGAAATAATAACCAATGATACACTTAAAACCTTTGAATCTTATTTGGAGCAATTAATCTTGGATATATGTAATCCAACTAAGCCATTTGTAGAAAAAAGGGTTTGA
- a CDS encoding UvrD-helicase domain-containing protein, which produces MEVSSFKIYSASAGSGKTYTLTKEYLKLLLSNDSPIKFRQILAITFTNKAVGEMKTRILDNLFLFGNTTDSKNQNTLFHEICQDLSINAEQLQQRSKLVLKRILHNYSFFEVSTIDKFNHKIIKTFARDLQLSQNFEVELDIELLLEEAVAQLLERAGTDKELTNVLLAFSLEKIDDNKSWNISYDLVEIGKLLFQENHSGYVEKLLSKSITDFQQIQKKILLQIKEIEKTVGIEAQKVIQEIENQGFLFADFPRQTLPNHFKKIIDGEFGTKILYGNKLENSLIENTILKSGDKRDTSHLCSYVLDSFLFIKKNLYNRAYLKNIYGNIVPLTVLNEIAKEIKNIEIEKDIIPISSLNSLLSKEIKNQPVPFIYERMGEKYRHYFIDEFQDTSQMQWENLIPLIGNALEGENEKNEQGSLFLVGDVKQAIYRWRGGRAEQFLNLLNLKSHPFAVEPSINSLVTNWRSYSEIVEFNNSFFGLTAPFLKNEDYKSLFLEGSNQKINARLGGFVSMSFLNKDVDDKKEAYCTKVLDAINQLTSKKITYSDICILVRDNSKGMLLANFLSENQIPIISSDSLLLSGNEKVVFLISLLTFIENLNDKEASFQVLSYLADDENEKHNFISSNLVGLENLLSEKYDFDIQKLKGSTVLTILETAIAQFDLANDAEAYLTFLMDEVLVLEKKKDPGIHSFLNYWEQKKNSLSITAPDSINAVKIMTIHKAKGLEFPFVIFPFANAIIDDKRKKKKSWVVSTEAEDKLGLEEFLIDTKQEMLLYNEFAANTYAREAEKTELDSLNVLYVALTRAKKGLYIISEKVKDFVSLANANSYSDLFQHYLDQKGIQKNEQEVYSFGELLENSGTSQRQTIPSGSIPYIIRPKESSGFTISTKSSRLWDDEKREAIEMGNLIHFVLSHIKTADDVPKVLANLQSLGHFQKDSEPLIKQKVYGVVNHPKLQQYFSDRFQVLNEKEILTVNGKSLRPDRIVIHDKEATVIDYKTGKPSPIYKQQIMEYADVLKEMDFTIKHAIIVYIDRKINPVFL; this is translated from the coding sequence TTGGAGGTTTCCAGCTTTAAAATATACAGCGCATCCGCAGGTTCTGGCAAAACATATACTTTGACCAAGGAATACCTTAAGTTATTGCTCTCCAACGATTCTCCGATTAAGTTTCGACAAATATTGGCCATCACCTTCACCAACAAGGCTGTTGGGGAAATGAAAACCCGAATTTTGGATAATCTTTTCCTTTTTGGCAACACAACAGATTCTAAAAATCAGAACACATTATTCCATGAAATTTGCCAAGACCTTTCAATAAATGCCGAACAACTACAACAACGTTCCAAGCTCGTCCTTAAACGAATTTTACACAACTACTCTTTTTTTGAGGTTTCTACAATTGATAAGTTCAATCATAAGATAATAAAGACATTTGCCAGAGATCTTCAGCTTTCACAAAATTTTGAGGTAGAACTGGATATTGAACTTCTTTTGGAAGAAGCTGTGGCCCAATTATTGGAAAGGGCTGGAACAGATAAGGAACTTACCAACGTTCTCCTTGCTTTCTCCTTGGAAAAAATAGATGATAATAAAAGCTGGAATATTTCATATGATCTTGTGGAAATTGGAAAACTTCTTTTTCAGGAAAACCATTCTGGATATGTAGAAAAACTACTGTCAAAATCGATAACGGATTTTCAGCAAATTCAAAAGAAAATTTTATTACAAATAAAGGAGATTGAAAAGACTGTTGGTATTGAAGCACAGAAAGTAATTCAGGAAATTGAAAATCAAGGATTCCTTTTTGCTGATTTTCCAAGACAGACCCTTCCCAACCATTTCAAAAAAATAATTGATGGCGAATTTGGAACTAAAATTCTCTATGGCAACAAGCTTGAAAACAGCCTGATTGAAAATACCATTCTAAAATCTGGTGATAAAAGGGACACTAGCCATTTATGTAGCTACGTTTTGGATAGTTTTTTATTTATCAAAAAAAACCTTTATAACCGAGCTTATCTTAAAAACATATACGGCAATATAGTTCCCTTAACTGTTTTGAATGAAATAGCCAAAGAAATCAAGAACATTGAAATTGAAAAGGATATCATCCCCATTTCGTCATTAAATTCTTTGCTTTCAAAAGAGATAAAAAATCAACCCGTTCCCTTTATTTATGAGCGAATGGGTGAAAAATATCGACACTATTTTATTGATGAATTTCAAGATACTTCTCAAATGCAATGGGAAAACCTGATTCCTTTAATAGGAAATGCTTTGGAAGGTGAGAATGAAAAAAACGAACAAGGGTCTTTATTTTTAGTCGGTGATGTAAAACAGGCAATTTATAGATGGCGAGGCGGTAGAGCGGAACAATTTCTTAATCTCTTAAACTTAAAATCACACCCTTTTGCGGTTGAACCTTCTATTAACTCATTAGTTACAAATTGGAGGAGTTACAGTGAAATTGTAGAATTCAATAATAGCTTTTTTGGTTTAACAGCCCCATTTTTAAAAAACGAAGACTACAAAAGCCTTTTTTTAGAAGGTAGTAATCAAAAAATTAATGCAAGACTAGGTGGTTTTGTCTCCATGTCTTTTTTGAACAAGGACGTGGACGACAAAAAAGAAGCTTATTGCACCAAGGTTTTAGACGCAATCAATCAACTTACTTCTAAAAAAATTACGTATTCCGATATCTGCATTTTGGTGCGGGATAATAGCAAAGGGATGCTGCTTGCTAATTTTCTATCAGAAAACCAGATTCCTATTATTTCCTCAGATTCCTTGTTACTTAGTGGCAATGAAAAAGTAGTTTTCCTTATTTCGCTTCTTACCTTTATTGAAAATTTAAATGATAAAGAAGCAAGCTTTCAGGTTTTGTCCTACTTGGCTGATGATGAAAACGAAAAACATAATTTTATCTCTTCCAACCTCGTTGGATTGGAAAATTTGCTTTCGGAAAAATATGACTTCGACATACAAAAATTAAAAGGGTCAACTGTACTTACAATTTTGGAAACCGCAATAGCCCAATTTGATCTTGCTAATGACGCCGAAGCTTATCTTACTTTTCTTATGGACGAAGTATTGGTTCTAGAAAAAAAGAAAGATCCTGGCATACACTCTTTTTTAAACTATTGGGAGCAGAAAAAAAATTCACTTTCAATTACCGCACCAGATAGCATTAATGCAGTCAAAATTATGACTATTCACAAAGCAAAGGGTCTTGAGTTCCCTTTTGTTATTTTTCCCTTTGCCAATGCAATAATTGATGATAAGCGTAAGAAAAAGAAATCTTGGGTTGTTTCCACAGAAGCAGAAGACAAGTTAGGACTGGAAGAGTTTCTCATTGACACGAAACAAGAAATGTTACTTTACAATGAATTTGCCGCCAACACCTATGCCCGAGAAGCAGAAAAAACTGAATTGGATTCACTGAATGTTCTCTATGTTGCATTGACCCGCGCAAAAAAAGGCCTCTATATCATTTCGGAAAAAGTTAAGGACTTTGTTTCATTGGCAAATGCCAACTCCTATTCAGATTTGTTTCAACATTACCTTGATCAAAAAGGAATCCAAAAAAATGAACAGGAGGTATATTCTTTTGGAGAATTATTGGAGAATTCTGGAACATCTCAGCGTCAAACAATCCCCAGTGGTTCTATTCCATATATAATAAGGCCCAAAGAAAGTTCAGGTTTTACCATTTCAACAAAATCAAGCCGCTTATGGGACGATGAGAAAAGAGAGGCCATTGAAATGGGCAATTTGATTCATTTTGTTTTGAGTCATATTAAAACAGCGGATGATGTTCCGAAAGTTCTTGCAAATCTTCAATCTTTAGGTCACTTCCAAAAAGATTCGGAACCTCTTATCAAACAAAAAGTATATGGTGTGGTAAACCATCCAAAATTACAGCAGTATTTCTCGGATAGATTTCAAGTTTTGAACGAAAAAGAAATTCTTACGGTCAATGGAAAATCCTTACGCCCAGATCGAATTGTAATTCACGATAAGGAAGCAACTGTGATTGACTATAAAACAGGAAAGCCATCCCCCATTTATAAGCAACAAATTATGGAATATGCAGATGTGCTAAAAGAGATGGATTTCACAATTAAACATGCAATAATTGTCTATATTGACCGCAAAATAAATCCCGTTTTTCTATAA
- a CDS encoding OmpA family protein has translation MKHLSKLLVVALVFMGVNNIQAQDENNPWQISFGVNAIDVYPTNDENNPFSSTTLFDEYFNVTDHWNILPSVSYVGVSKYVGSGFSVGARGSLNRIEKLGDTSVDDLSHYAIDGTIKYNFLKNTTIDPFAEIGGGYTWVDEIGAGTANAGIGVNIWFSENIGLTVQTQYKHAFEDYLVKHFQHMAGISIKFGGTDTDGDGIYDKDDACPEVAGLEAFNGCPDADGDGIEDSKDSCPNEAGSKEMNGCPDADGDGIADKDDACPSEAGLPALAGCPDADGDGVADKDDDCPSEAGPAENKGCPWPDKDGDSVLDKDDQCPDVAGTVANNGCPEVTEEVQKQLNDYARTILFDTGRSSIKAESTSVMVDIITILNEYPNAKFSVEGHTDSVGGATTNQKLSESRANSVRDFLIDKGVGASRLTAVGYGEDKPIATNNTRAGRAQNRRVEINLVK, from the coding sequence ATGAAACATCTTAGCAAATTATTGGTTGTTGCCCTAGTTTTTATGGGAGTTAACAACATACAAGCGCAAGACGAGAATAATCCATGGCAGATTAGTTTTGGAGTAAACGCAATAGACGTTTATCCAACTAACGATGAAAACAACCCGTTTTCAAGTACTACATTATTCGATGAGTACTTCAACGTTACTGACCACTGGAACATCTTGCCTTCTGTTTCTTACGTAGGCGTATCCAAATATGTTGGTAGCGGTTTCTCTGTAGGAGCAAGAGGTTCTTTAAATAGAATTGAAAAGCTAGGTGATACATCTGTTGATGACCTTTCTCACTATGCAATAGATGGTACTATTAAATATAACTTTCTTAAAAACACAACTATTGACCCATTTGCTGAAATAGGTGGTGGTTATACTTGGGTTGATGAGATTGGTGCCGGTACTGCAAATGCAGGTATTGGTGTTAACATCTGGTTCTCAGAGAACATAGGCCTTACTGTACAAACTCAGTATAAGCACGCTTTTGAGGATTATTTAGTTAAGCATTTCCAACATATGGCTGGTATTAGCATCAAGTTTGGTGGTACTGACACTGACGGTGATGGTATTTACGACAAAGACGATGCTTGTCCAGAAGTTGCTGGCTTAGAAGCTTTCAACGGTTGTCCTGATGCTGATGGCGATGGAATAGAAGATAGCAAAGATAGCTGTCCTAACGAAGCTGGTTCTAAAGAAATGAACGGTTGTCCTGATGCTGATGGTGACGGTATCGCTGATAAGGATGATGCTTGTCCTAGTGAAGCTGGTCTTCCTGCTCTAGCTGGATGTCCTGATGCTGATGGTGATGGTGTAGCTGATAAAGATGATGATTGTCCTAGCGAAGCAGGTCCTGCTGAAAACAAAGGATGCCCATGGCCAGATAAAGACGGTGATAGTGTTCTTGACAAAGATGATCAGTGTCCAGATGTTGCTGGTACAGTTGCAAACAACGGTTGCCCAGAAGTAACTGAAGAAGTTCAAAAACAATTGAACGACTATGCAAGAACTATCTTGTTTGATACTGGTAGATCTTCGATTAAAGCAGAATCTACTTCTGTAATGGTTGATATCATCACTATATTGAATGAGTACCCTAATGCTAAGTTCTCAGTTGAAGGACACACTGATAGTGTTGGTGGAGCAACAACAAACCAAAAACTCTCTGAGTCAAGAGCTAACTCTGTAAGAGACTTCTTGATAGACAAAGGTGTTGGTGCTAGCAGATTGACTGCTGTTGGATACGGTGAAGACAAGCCAATCGCAACTAACAATACTAGAGCTGGAAGAGCTCAAAACAGAAGAGTTGAAATCAACTTGGTAAAATAA